One part of the Tunicatimonas pelagia genome encodes these proteins:
- a CDS encoding ABC transporter permease, translating into MSLFASTLNTTRRNLRHQWGSSLLNVVGLTLGILCSVIIFLTVRYEFSFDTHHQNNEQIYRVTNNYYYPTFTMYVGHTPDPMAEALRNDFPEFERVVSIHTSQNHSISIEDQLFESDILFCDPAFIQLLDYYNDASQWIIGDPTAALNEVNQTVLTQSLAEKVFGDAEEALGKTITLSNGTNVEVRAVIQDPPPNTNYPFEQLVSYATFDRVASESFGSVNSTTTFVQLPPEVTAESLQPALDQFNAKYMETAWGEDFVSMALQPLAAIHFDGRFGADNYMTSTTYLWTLGLIGLFMIVVACINFVNLTTAKAITRAKEVGVRKILGSTKKHIIAQFMTESLLLALFAVGFGIVLAQLSFTYFSELTNLNIGNEFTFTPDLLAFLGGLLLFITVAIGVYPALVLSKFQPLDVIRARKAANSFKGLSLRRVLITFQLTASQALAIGAIVIASQLELFQNTDLGFDQESILVVDIHGNEPSEKVKSLKNSVQQFPFVELASLSSSAPMSGNSSTTGLTSVDAGVAEEERFNVEYIMVDNDFVDAMNLEVLAGKTSMTTLDQDTVRGYVVNETLIERLAFASPEEALGKRITIHGVESTIIGVVKDFHTLSLHEEIKPVALIYGIRDYSLLSIKYQTANLQEAVAQLETAWQGVFPDKNFDFYFQDEQMGDMYDNEIRFAKLIRVFTIISIAIACFGLIGLSAFSSVRRFKEIGIRKVLGASVPHLLFLLSREFLILAGVSLIFSVPIAYYLTAGWLADFAYRIHLTWWMVGIAGFITITFTLLTVGLQSARAATMNPVESLRSE; encoded by the coding sequence ATGTCTTTGTTTGCAAGCACTCTGAATACCACCCGGAGAAACCTTCGCCACCAGTGGGGAAGTAGTTTGTTGAATGTTGTAGGACTCACTTTGGGTATTCTCTGTTCGGTGATCATTTTTCTGACTGTGCGCTACGAGTTTAGCTTTGATACGCATCACCAGAACAATGAGCAGATTTATAGAGTAACCAACAACTATTACTATCCCACGTTCACTATGTACGTAGGGCATACGCCCGATCCAATGGCGGAAGCTCTCCGGAATGATTTTCCGGAGTTTGAGCGGGTTGTCTCGATCCACACCTCCCAAAATCACTCTATTTCTATTGAAGATCAGCTGTTTGAGTCTGATATTCTTTTCTGCGATCCCGCGTTTATTCAGTTACTTGATTACTACAATGATGCTTCGCAGTGGATCATCGGTGACCCTACTGCCGCACTTAACGAGGTTAATCAGACGGTGCTTACCCAATCGCTTGCTGAGAAAGTATTTGGCGATGCAGAAGAAGCTCTCGGAAAAACGATTACCCTCAGCAATGGCACCAACGTAGAAGTAAGGGCAGTGATTCAAGACCCACCGCCCAATACCAACTATCCTTTTGAACAGTTAGTGTCTTACGCTACGTTTGATCGAGTTGCCAGCGAATCGTTCGGCAGTGTTAATAGTACAACTACTTTTGTTCAGCTTCCCCCGGAGGTGACGGCAGAAAGCTTACAACCCGCATTGGATCAGTTCAATGCCAAGTATATGGAAACTGCTTGGGGGGAAGACTTCGTATCTATGGCTCTTCAACCGCTGGCTGCTATTCACTTTGATGGACGATTTGGCGCGGACAACTACATGACCAGTACTACTTACCTGTGGACGCTCGGACTGATTGGCTTATTTATGATTGTAGTAGCGTGTATCAACTTCGTTAACCTTACAACTGCCAAAGCTATCACTCGAGCTAAGGAAGTAGGAGTGCGGAAGATTTTGGGAAGCACGAAAAAGCATATCATTGCTCAGTTTATGACCGAGTCGTTACTACTCGCTCTGTTTGCCGTAGGTTTCGGTATCGTACTTGCCCAACTGTCCTTTACCTACTTTAGCGAACTTACCAATCTGAATATCGGAAACGAATTTACATTCACTCCCGATCTGCTGGCATTTCTAGGAGGCTTGCTGCTCTTCATTACTGTAGCCATTGGAGTGTATCCGGCACTAGTGTTATCTAAATTTCAACCGCTTGATGTTATTCGTGCCCGAAAAGCAGCAAACTCCTTCAAAGGCTTATCGCTGCGTAGAGTGCTGATTACTTTTCAGCTAACCGCCTCTCAAGCTCTCGCTATTGGGGCTATTGTAATTGCTAGTCAGCTTGAACTTTTCCAAAATACAGATCTGGGTTTTGATCAGGAATCGATCCTTGTTGTAGACATCCACGGTAACGAACCAAGTGAAAAAGTAAAATCATTGAAAAATAGCGTGCAGCAGTTTCCCTTTGTTGAATTAGCTAGCTTGTCATCCAGTGCTCCTATGTCAGGCAATAGCAGTACAACCGGGCTTACTTCAGTAGATGCGGGAGTCGCAGAAGAAGAGCGGTTCAACGTAGAATATATTATGGTTGATAATGACTTTGTAGATGCTATGAACCTTGAGGTATTAGCGGGAAAAACCTCCATGACTACGCTTGACCAGGATACGGTGCGGGGTTACGTGGTGAATGAAACTCTGATCGAGCGACTGGCTTTCGCTAGCCCCGAGGAGGCACTCGGAAAAAGGATCACAATTCATGGGGTGGAATCTACCATTATCGGAGTAGTCAAAGATTTCCATACTCTCTCGCTGCACGAAGAGATCAAACCAGTAGCATTGATTTACGGTATTAGAGATTACTCGCTGTTGAGCATCAAATACCAAACGGCTAACCTTCAAGAAGCTGTTGCCCAATTAGAAACGGCCTGGCAAGGAGTATTTCCCGATAAAAACTTTGACTTCTACTTTCAGGATGAGCAAATGGGCGATATGTACGACAATGAAATCCGCTTCGCAAAGTTGATCAGGGTGTTTACCATAATTTCTATCGCCATTGCCTGCTTCGGTCTCATCGGTCTTTCGGCTTTCTCTTCGGTGAGAAGATTTAAAGAGATTGGAATCAGAAAAGTGTTAGGTGCCAGTGTTCCCCATCTTTTGTTTTTATTATCGCGAGAATTCTTGATTCTGGCCGGGGTTAGTCTCATTTTCAGCGTTCCTATTGCCTACTATTTAACAGCCGGTTGGTTGGCAGATTTTGCCTACCGTATTCATTTAACGTGGTGGATGGTAGGTATTGCCGGATTTATCACTATAACATTTACTTTGCTTACGGTTGGCCTTCAGAGTGCGCGAGCAGCCACGATGAACCCGGTAGAATCTCTACGCAGCGAGTAA
- a CDS encoding quinone oxidoreductase family protein, whose product MKAYLLTKHGSASSLKIQDIPEPIPKAGEVRVKVKRIGINYAEILSRRGQYRWAPKLPYVLGMEAYGEIDAVGEGVNRQIGEKVIAGGQFGSYAEKMIVKDYMALPALEQFSPEENAAFIVNYMTAWVGLMKLARLQPSDSVLVNAAAGGVGTAAVQLAKAQGCKVFGTASQPEKLQLLKELGVDHPINYRELDFASVIREAQSGGGVDVVLELVGGETFRKSRELLNPFGKLVIAGMAGLNWSKRNPLTWPHLLKNIPQAKILQMAQRSTGLLATHIGYLIEHQAVVEQEWQVLTKFVKEHNIKPVISKVFPFAELPRAHEYIESRQSYGKVMISLD is encoded by the coding sequence TTGAAAGCCTACCTACTCACTAAACACGGATCCGCCTCATCCCTAAAAATACAGGATATACCCGAGCCAATTCCCAAAGCCGGAGAGGTACGGGTAAAGGTTAAGCGGATTGGTATAAACTACGCCGAAATCCTTTCCCGACGAGGGCAGTACCGTTGGGCACCAAAGCTACCCTACGTGCTAGGGATGGAAGCTTACGGGGAAATTGATGCAGTAGGAGAAGGAGTTAATCGGCAGATTGGTGAGAAAGTAATTGCCGGGGGGCAGTTCGGTAGCTACGCCGAAAAAATGATCGTGAAAGATTATATGGCGTTACCTGCTTTGGAGCAGTTTTCTCCCGAAGAAAACGCCGCCTTTATCGTCAATTATATGACTGCCTGGGTTGGGCTGATGAAGCTGGCTCGTTTGCAACCATCTGATTCGGTGTTAGTGAATGCCGCAGCCGGAGGAGTGGGCACGGCAGCGGTGCAGCTTGCCAAAGCTCAGGGCTGTAAAGTATTTGGTACTGCCAGTCAGCCCGAAAAGTTACAGTTACTGAAAGAGCTGGGAGTGGACCATCCTATCAATTACCGAGAGCTGGATTTTGCCTCGGTGATCCGAGAGGCTCAGTCGGGTGGGGGAGTGGATGTGGTTCTGGAGCTAGTCGGTGGTGAAACCTTCCGCAAAAGTCGCGAATTGCTTAACCCATTTGGCAAGCTCGTTATCGCCGGTATGGCGGGGCTCAATTGGAGCAAACGTAATCCGCTCACTTGGCCACACTTGCTGAAAAATATTCCTCAAGCTAAAATTCTACAAATGGCTCAACGCTCAACTGGACTGCTCGCCACCCACATTGGTTACCTAATTGAGCACCAGGCAGTAGTAGAACAGGAATGGCAGGTGCTGACTAAATTTGTGAAAGAACATAACATCAAACCGGTTATCTCTAAAGTATTTCCCTTTGCGGAGCTTCCCCGAGCGCACGAGTATATTGAGTCGCGGCAGAGCTACGGGAAAGTGATGATTTCTCTTGATTAG
- a CDS encoding antitoxin Xre/MbcA/ParS toxin-binding domain-containing protein, with product MVSLHLVNSKYAIIDTGAASKKTSKSPKAKVTRKPMPKGGVAKFSPTWVVKHGKDTPSYQLQLIDRIRSGVKKHEWKQLISSIGLTEKELELILPSSISSMQKKEVYNKETSERIYELARLYGLGYEVFDSKEDFKIWLMTLSPALENKKPFELLDSIFGFEMVGNEIIRIQYNVYS from the coding sequence GTGGTAAGTTTACATTTAGTCAATAGTAAATATGCAATTATAGATACGGGTGCGGCAAGTAAGAAAACTAGCAAAAGCCCGAAGGCGAAAGTTACAAGAAAACCGATGCCGAAAGGAGGCGTAGCCAAGTTTTCGCCAACTTGGGTGGTTAAACATGGCAAAGATACGCCAAGCTACCAACTCCAACTGATCGACCGTATACGAAGCGGGGTAAAAAAACATGAGTGGAAGCAACTCATCAGTAGCATAGGTTTGACAGAAAAAGAGCTCGAACTTATTTTACCCTCATCTATTAGCAGTATGCAAAAAAAGGAGGTCTATAATAAAGAGACTTCCGAAAGGATATACGAGTTAGCAAGACTCTACGGCCTTGGCTACGAAGTTTTTGATTCTAAAGAAGATTTTAAGATTTGGTTAATGACTCTTTCGCCCGCCCTAGAAAACAAAAAACCATTTGAGTTGCTGGACAGCATTTTTGGTTTTGAGATGGTTGGGAACGAGATTATACGAATCCAATACAATGTGTACAGTTGA
- a CDS encoding RES family NAD+ phosphorylase, which translates to MYVYRAANLKYNDSTLLGIGAEKVGGRWNKVGTRAVYCSENASLALLEYYVHSANKATLPKSILIAKIEIPDAFEIETIKVLPEKWNQYPYSSETTEIFTQRAASRDFFAIKVPSTIVGVEYNFILNPLYKEFGKVEVVNFTELAAD; encoded by the coding sequence ATGTACGTATACCGAGCTGCCAACCTGAAATATAACGATAGCACCCTGTTGGGTATTGGAGCCGAAAAAGTGGGTGGCCGATGGAATAAGGTGGGAACCAGAGCGGTTTATTGCTCCGAAAATGCTTCACTGGCTTTGTTAGAGTACTACGTACATTCGGCTAATAAAGCAACCTTGCCCAAAAGCATTCTCATTGCCAAGATTGAAATACCCGATGCATTTGAAATAGAAACGATCAAAGTCCTTCCTGAAAAGTGGAACCAATACCCCTACTCATCTGAAACTACGGAAATATTCACCCAGCGAGCAGCCAGTAGAGACTTTTTTGCTATCAAAGTACCATCTACCATTGTAGGGGTTGAGTACAACTTTATTCTTAATCCGCTTTACAAAGAATTTGGTAAGGTAGAAGTGGTAAATTTTACGGAGCTAGCTGCCGATTGA
- a CDS encoding Rpn family recombination-promoting nuclease/putative transposase has product MPKRDDMPEFIEKYINPFTDYGFKRLFGEEPNKELLLDFLNELLKNEQGKIIGLTYLKSDRLGNSEDGRKAVFDLYCENEDGEKFIVELQKTKQKFFKDRTVYYSTFPIREQAQRGSDWNFELKAVYTIAILDFVFDSEMDELDKFRYDVKLTDIETCKIFYDKLTFIYLEMPKFNKPVELLESRFDKWMYVIRNLNKLNRVPDELRENIFERLFEVAEIAKFSKEEAEAYEESLKSYRDLQNSLDMAREEAIDKRNIEIVQNSLNAGLSIEMIASITGLSSKDIERIKNER; this is encoded by the coding sequence TTGCCAAAAAGAGACGATATGCCCGAGTTCATAGAAAAATACATCAACCCGTTCACCGATTATGGTTTTAAGCGACTTTTCGGAGAGGAACCGAACAAGGAATTACTACTCGATTTTCTGAACGAGCTACTCAAAAACGAACAAGGAAAAATAATCGGTCTGACCTACCTGAAAAGTGACAGGCTGGGAAATAGTGAAGATGGCCGGAAAGCTGTTTTTGACCTCTACTGCGAGAACGAGGATGGCGAAAAGTTCATCGTGGAGCTGCAAAAGACCAAACAGAAGTTTTTCAAGGACAGGACAGTCTATTACTCGACTTTCCCGATACGAGAACAAGCACAGCGAGGTTCGGACTGGAACTTCGAGTTAAAGGCGGTTTACACCATAGCAATCCTGGACTTTGTGTTTGATTCAGAAATGGACGAGCTGGATAAGTTCAGGTATGACGTAAAACTGACGGACATAGAGACTTGCAAGATCTTTTACGACAAGCTGACCTTCATCTACTTGGAGATGCCCAAGTTCAACAAGCCTGTTGAATTACTGGAGTCCCGATTTGACAAGTGGATGTATGTAATTCGTAACCTCAATAAGTTGAACAGAGTACCCGATGAGTTACGAGAAAATATCTTTGAGCGGCTCTTTGAAGTGGCCGAGATAGCCAAGTTCAGCAAGGAAGAGGCGGAAGCGTATGAGGAAAGTTTGAAATCCTACAGAGACTTGCAGAACTCATTGGACATGGCACGTGAAGAAGCAATAGACAAAAGAAACATAGAAATAGTTCAAAATTCACTTAATGCAGGACTCTCGATTGAGATGATAGCAAGTATCACAGGACTGAGCAGCAAGGATATAGAAAGAATAAAAAACGAGAGGTAA
- a CDS encoding transposase — MVATFRRKNGDCPKPSRAAIDSQSIKSVPFVSQDKGVDSSKLINGRKRHIAVDKHGLPIALAITAADVHDSKAGAELLWQMEGNERLELFCLDKAYRGEFLDALNLYGWRGEIAKKPDSTTTDGNIRTARITSNAILIANQHCPLFFRTVDSIDYKKAMLVFYEQNNITAFRRIFIDQFEFAVKTYF; from the coding sequence CTGGTAGCCACGTTTCGGCGAAAAAACGGAGACTGTCCGAAGCCTTCAAGAGCGGCTATTGACAGTCAGAGTATAAAGTCTGTTCCTTTTGTCTCCCAGGACAAAGGTGTAGACAGCAGCAAGCTTATCAATGGCCGAAAACGTCATATTGCCGTGGATAAACATGGCTTACCTATTGCTCTGGCCATTACTGCCGCCGATGTACACGATAGCAAGGCTGGGGCTGAGTTACTCTGGCAAATGGAGGGGAATGAACGGCTTGAACTGTTCTGTCTTGACAAGGCCTATCGGGGTGAGTTTTTAGATGCTTTAAACCTATACGGGTGGCGAGGGGAAATAGCAAAAAAGCCAGATAGTACCACTACCGATGGCAACATACGAACCGCTCGAATCACCAGTAACGCCATTCTGATCGCCAACCAGCACTGCCCTCTATTCTTCCGAACGGTGGATTCTATTGATTACAAAAAAGCGATGCTGGTGTTCTACGAACAAAATAATATCACCGCTTTTAGAAGAATATTTATCGACCAGTTTGAATTTGCGGTGAAGACATATTTTTGA
- a CDS encoding transposase — protein sequence MQDRQTALTDSDWKYIQPIVDKGRKRKTCLRMVVNAIFHVSRTGTQWRNIDSQYHPNLSVILYYYYQWQRNGVWN from the coding sequence ATGCAAGACCGTCAAACAGCCCTTACCGATTCCGACTGGAAATATATACAACCAATCGTAGATAAGGGAAGAAAACGTAAAACATGTTTACGTATGGTAGTCAATGCCATATTCCATGTGAGCCGGACTGGGACGCAGTGGCGAAACATAGATAGTCAGTATCACCCTAATCTATCGGTTATACTATACTACTATTATCAATGGCAACGTAATGGTGTTTGGAATTAG
- a CDS encoding efflux transporter outer membrane subunit, whose amino-acid sequence MNFIKQLLPIGFILLTAIGCKVGEGYVRPTIIDIESYYGNSIHSDSISVNQTHLADVNWQDYFEDSTLIALIDSALVNNFDLQREIQRIGIGDQIFQQSKANFYPSLGFSPFGVNREYFSENFNNFGSNRARRNHGENPPGTFYTERLAYTTSLFASWEIDLWGKLRWQKEAAQASFMQSQEFQKAVQTAIVAEVASTYYNMLMINSQIAVAERNLELGRSTLEIVKLQFQADETTSLAIQQTESQMLRAESLIPQLERSYILLENRLNQLLGRFPQPIDIQQNLEDVAFDDRYVTGVPLELISNRPDIAAAEYQLIASNAQVGINHAMRYPSLVLDASTGLNSFIFESFLNPMGSGFAMFNGAVFQPIFQNKRLKANYNIAVAERELAELDFRDNVVVAVREVSDALITIEKLQEEYSIAFRRIIVATKGVQDASLLFQSGFANYLEVITAQEDALQSELDLADLKRQIILANIELYRSLGGGWK is encoded by the coding sequence ATGAATTTTATAAAGCAATTACTCCCTATTGGCTTCATTTTATTAACGGCCATTGGGTGCAAAGTGGGCGAGGGCTACGTCAGACCTACTATTATTGATATTGAAAGTTACTACGGCAACAGTATTCATTCCGATTCTATCTCCGTCAATCAGACTCATTTGGCTGATGTAAACTGGCAGGATTATTTTGAAGATTCCACATTAATCGCATTGATTGATTCTGCACTGGTTAATAACTTCGATCTGCAACGAGAGATCCAACGAATTGGCATCGGTGATCAGATTTTTCAGCAGTCTAAAGCTAATTTTTATCCTAGTCTGGGGTTTTCTCCCTTTGGGGTCAATAGAGAGTACTTCTCTGAAAACTTTAATAACTTTGGCTCCAACCGGGCAAGGCGTAACCACGGAGAAAACCCACCGGGAACGTTCTACACCGAACGGCTAGCTTACACCACTTCTCTCTTTGCCAGTTGGGAAATTGATCTGTGGGGCAAGCTACGGTGGCAGAAAGAAGCGGCTCAGGCCTCTTTTATGCAAAGCCAAGAGTTTCAAAAGGCAGTGCAGACTGCCATTGTAGCTGAGGTGGCTTCTACCTACTACAATATGCTAATGATTAATTCTCAGATTGCGGTGGCGGAGCGAAACTTAGAGTTGGGAAGAAGCACGCTAGAAATTGTGAAATTGCAGTTTCAGGCCGATGAAACTACCTCGCTGGCAATACAACAAACAGAATCTCAGATGCTACGGGCTGAATCTTTAATTCCCCAGTTGGAACGCTCGTACATCTTACTGGAAAACCGCTTGAACCAGTTATTGGGTCGTTTTCCTCAACCCATAGATATTCAGCAAAATTTAGAAGATGTGGCGTTTGATGATCGGTACGTTACCGGAGTGCCCTTAGAACTTATCAGCAACCGGCCGGATATTGCTGCCGCCGAATATCAGTTAATTGCCAGTAACGCTCAGGTAGGAATTAACCACGCCATGCGCTACCCTTCTCTGGTACTGGATGCCAGCACCGGGTTAAATTCCTTTATATTCGAGAGCTTTTTAAACCCCATGGGGTCGGGATTTGCGATGTTTAACGGAGCTGTTTTTCAGCCAATCTTTCAAAATAAACGCCTAAAAGCTAACTACAACATTGCCGTAGCTGAACGAGAACTAGCCGAACTGGATTTTAGGGATAATGTAGTGGTAGCAGTTCGGGAGGTTTCTGATGCCTTGATTACTATTGAAAAACTGCAAGAAGAATATAGTATTGCTTTCCGCCGAATTATTGTGGCTACTAAAGGAGTGCAAGATGCTTCACTACTTTTTCAGAGTGGCTTTGCTAATTATCTGGAGGTGATTACTGCTCAGGAAGATGCTCTACAAAGTGAGCTTGATTTGGCTGATCTAAAAAGACAGATTATTCTGGCCAATATTGAACTATACCGAAGCTTGGGCGGAGGTTGGAAGTAA